From the genome of Phycisphaerae bacterium:
CGAGCTGGACGCGATCGCCGACCCGCAGCCGAACGTCTTGAACTTCGCGTCGACGATATTCTCGTTCTCGTCGACCATGATCTGGAGCTTCATCACGTCGCCGCACTCGGGCGCGCCGACGATCCCCGTACCGACGTTCTCGCTGTTGCGGTCCAGCGTCCCGACGTTGCGCGGGTGCTCGTAGTGATCCAGGATCTTCTCGCCATACGCCATGCGGACAACTCCTCAAAAACCGCCCGGCGTCACCGGCCGTGGCCAGCGGCGCCGAGCGCCTACGGGTGGGCCCACGCGACTTGGCCCGGGTCGATGCCTTCCTGGGCCATCTCGTAAAGCGGGCTCATGTCGCGCAGCTTGCGGACCGCCGCCACGACGCGCTCGATCGTGTAGTCAATCTCCGCCTCGGTCGTGAACCGCCCGACCGAGAAGCGGATGCTGCTGTGCGCCAGGTCGTCCCCGACGCCGATCGCCTTCAGCACGTAGCTCGGCTCGAGTGACGCGCTGGTGCAGGCGGACCCGCTCGCGACCGCGATCTCGCTCATGCCCATCATCAGGCTTTCGCCTTCGACGTACGCGAACGAGACATTCAGGTTGCTCGGCGTGCGCTCGGTCGGATGCCCGTTCAGGTTCACCAGATCGAGCTGCGACCGCAGCCCGTTCCAAAGCCGGTCACGCAGGCCGGCCAGCCGCGCCGGCTCGGTGTCCATGTGCCGCCGGCACAGCTCGGCCGCCGCGCCCAGACCGACGATGCCCGGCACGTTCAGCGTGCCCGAACGCATGTTCCGCTCGTGGCCCCCGCCGTGCAGGATGGACTCGAGGATGACGCGTGGCCGCTTCCGGCGGACGTACAGTGCTCCGACGCCTTTCGGTCCGTGAATCTTGTGGGCGCTGCACGTCAGCAGGTCAATCCCCATGTCCTGGACGTTGATCGGCACCTTGCCGAACGTCTGGCAGCAGTCCGTGTGGAACAGCACGCCGCGGTCCTTGCAGAGCCGGCCGATTTCGGCGATCGGTTGCACGGTCCCGATCTCGTTGTTGCCGTGCATGATCGACACCAGGATCGTGTCGTCCTTGATCGCGGCCGCCAGGGCCTGCACGTCGATACGCCCCTCGCGGTCGACCGGCAGGAACGTCACGCGATAGCCGTGCTGCTCGAGGTACTTGCACGGGTCGATCACCGCCTTGTGCTCGGTCGGCTGCGTGATGATGTGCGTGCCCTTGTCGCGGTACTTCTCGGCGACGCCCTTGATCGCGAGGTTGTTGCCCTCGGTCGCGCCGCTCGTGAACACGATCTCCTTCGACTCCGCGCCGATCAGGTCCGCGACCTGCTGCCGGGCGGCGGCGACCGCCTCCTCGGCCTCCCACCCGAACGCGTGGCTCCGCGAGGCGGCGTTGCCGAACTTCTCGCAGAAGTACGGCCGCATCGCCTCAAAAACCTGCGGATCAACCTGCGTCGTGGCGTTGTTGTCCAGGTAGACCTTCATTGAATGACTGCCTTTGCTCCATCACTGGGCGTTTGCCGAAGCCGTTCGTGCGCGATCTCGGCAATGGTAACCGATTCCAGAAACGTGCGCAACCGCTCGTGCAGGCGGACGACCGACTGGCGGATGAAGCATTTCGCCGTCCGATTGCACTTGCGCGCTCCGCGACTCGTGTTGGTACAGCGCACCAGGTGCACAGGCCCTTCGACGGCCGCGATCAAATCGTTCAGGGTGAACTGCTCCGGGGCGACGTTCAGCACGTACCCCCCGTGCGCCCCGCGGACCGACGCGACGTGCCCCGTGCGATTCAGCTTCTTGAGCACGTTCATCAGCAGCGGCAGCGGCACATCGTGTTCCTGGGCGATGTCACGGGCGCTTACCACCTGTTTGCCGACCTGCGCCAGGTGGCAGACGGCGATCAGGCCGTACTCGGTTTTCCGTGTCAGCGTGAGCATACCGGTCCTCAACTCCTCCCATTTACCTGAATATAGCATCGGAGAGGTACAGTTTCAAATCAAGGCGCACAGCTTGTCCGATAATCAGGCTGCCCGCAACCGTGGCGACCGGCCCGGGGGCCCATTCGGCGAAACGGGCCGGGCGCGGATTCCGTCGCCGGCTGGGTGCGGATAGACTGCGTCCATGTCGTCTGTGGACCGCGACACGGGGCTGATTCCGCCGCGCTTCCCGCTCTGGATCATGGCGCGTTTTCGTCTGCGGCAGCTTCTCAATGCCGTGGACCAGCAACTGCGTGACGCTCCGCTGCGGATGCTGGTGGGGGTGTTGCTCCTGCTGACCATCTGGGCGGGCCTGTATTGGGTCATGCGGGAGGTGCTGCGGCAACTGGGCCGGTACGAGCTGGTCGCGCTGGTGGCGCGGCAGCAGATTTTCATTCACTTCTTCACGTTGCTGGCGATCATGCTCGCGTTCTCGAATGCCCTCCTGGCGTTCGGGAGCCTGTTCTCGCGGGCGGAGGCCCGGCACCTCATCAGCATGCCCGTTCCGCCCCGACAAGTTGTGCTCGCCAAATGGATCGAGGGCATGCTGCTGTCGAGCTGGTCGTTCCTGCTGCTGGGCGTGCCGCTCATGCTGGCGGTGGCGTGGAACACCGAGGTCCAGTGGTACTACTACCCGCTGTTTGTCGGGCACTTCCTGGGTTTCGTGATCATCCCCGCGACCATCGGGCTGCTGGTCGCCTGGGCCGTGGCGATGTGGTTTCCGCATCGGCCGGCGGTCGTGCTTGCGATCGGCGCCGCGCTGGTGGCGGCCATCCTGCTTTTGTGGGTGCGGAGCGTCGTGCAGCGCCCCGACGTCTCGGACGAGTGGCTCCGCTCGCTGTACCGCACCGTGTCGCTTCCGCAGCAGCCGCTGTTGCCCACGACCTGGACGGCACGCGGCGTGTTCGCGGCGATCGAGCGACGGGCCGAGGTGAGCGTGCTGTATCTCGGCGCGGTGCTGTCGACCGGGGCGTTCGTCAGTTGGCTGACCGTCAACGTTCTCGGTCGCACCTGGGCGCGGGCGTTCAGCCGGGCTGACCAGGGCCGCGCGTACGGCCGGATCCGCGAGGGCTGGTTCACGGCGGCCGTGTGCGCGCTGCTGTTCCCCTACCTGCCGGCGCGCATGAAGTCGATGATGCTGAAGGACCTGCGGACCTTCGCGCGCGATCCGGCCCAATGGACGCAAATGGTCATCATGCTGGGGCTGCTGGTGATCTACGCGCTCAACCTGAAGCGTCTGCCCGTGGACCTGGACAGCCCCGGCATGCGTACGCTCATCGCCTTTCTGAACCTCGCGACGGTCAGCCTGATCCTGGCGACGTTCACGGGGCGCTTCGTGTTCCCGATGTTGTCGCTGGAGAGCCAGCAACTCTGGCTCCTGGGCTTGCTGCCGGCCCGGCGGTCGAGCGTCCTGTGGGTGAAGTTCGCGTTCTCGGTCACCATTACCGGGCTGTCGGCGTTGCTCGTGATGGGATTGGCCATCCGCGCCTTGGAGCTTCCGACCGAGTGGGCGCAACTCAACTTGCTGGCATGCCTGGCAATCTGCATTGGCCTCTCAGGACTGTCCGTCGGGCTCGGCGCGCGGTTCCCACTGCTGGGGCAAAGA
Proteins encoded in this window:
- the iscU gene encoding Fe-S cluster assembly scaffold IscU, encoding MAYGEKILDHYEHPRNVGTLDRNSENVGTGIVGAPECGDVMKLQIMVDENENIVDAKFKTFGCGSAIASSSLATEWVKGRTLDEALEIKNTDIVRELALPPVKIHCSVLAEDAIRAAVADLKAKRAAKRQTAEAK
- a CDS encoding IscS subfamily cysteine desulfurase, with amino-acid sequence MKVYLDNNATTQVDPQVFEAMRPYFCEKFGNAASRSHAFGWEAEEAVAAARQQVADLIGAESKEIVFTSGATEGNNLAIKGVAEKYRDKGTHIITQPTEHKAVIDPCKYLEQHGYRVTFLPVDREGRIDVQALAAAIKDDTILVSIMHGNNEIGTVQPIAEIGRLCKDRGVLFHTDCCQTFGKVPINVQDMGIDLLTCSAHKIHGPKGVGALYVRRKRPRVILESILHGGGHERNMRSGTLNVPGIVGLGAAAELCRRHMDTEPARLAGLRDRLWNGLRSQLDLVNLNGHPTERTPSNLNVSFAYVEGESLMMGMSEIAVASGSACTSASLEPSYVLKAIGVGDDLAHSSIRFSVGRFTTEAEIDYTIERVVAAVRKLRDMSPLYEMAQEGIDPGQVAWAHP
- a CDS encoding Rrf2 family transcriptional regulator, which codes for MLTLTRKTEYGLIAVCHLAQVGKQVVSARDIAQEHDVPLPLLMNVLKKLNRTGHVASVRGAHGGYVLNVAPEQFTLNDLIAAVEGPVHLVRCTNTSRGARKCNRTAKCFIRQSVVRLHERLRTFLESVTIAEIAHERLRQTPSDGAKAVIQ